Proteins from one Shewanella pealeana ATCC 700345 genomic window:
- the tadA gene encoding tRNA adenosine(34) deaminase TadA encodes MSKFESSQQQDIHFMKMAMDMAIKAEEKGEVPVGAVLVKDGEVVSAGFNFSIGLHDPSAHAEMQCLRQAGQIMQNYRLLDTTLYVTLEPCAMCAGAIVHSRINRLVFGARDEKTGAAGTVIDIVRHSAFNHQVDVSSGVLETECSEQLSAFFKRRRKEKKAAKALAKQQALLSTPKS; translated from the coding sequence TTGTCAAAGTTTGAATCATCACAACAGCAAGATATCCATTTCATGAAAATGGCGATGGATATGGCGATAAAAGCGGAAGAAAAGGGTGAAGTGCCTGTCGGAGCCGTGCTGGTTAAAGACGGAGAAGTCGTCAGCGCCGGATTCAATTTTAGTATTGGTTTGCACGACCCAAGCGCACATGCAGAGATGCAGTGTTTGCGCCAAGCAGGTCAGATAATGCAAAACTACCGCTTACTCGACACGACCTTGTATGTGACGCTGGAACCCTGTGCAATGTGCGCAGGAGCTATTGTACACTCTCGAATTAATCGCTTGGTATTTGGCGCGAGAGATGAAAAAACCGGCGCAGCAGGCACTGTGATCGACATAGTGCGACACAGTGCTTTTAATCATCAGGTTGATGTTAGCTCTGGCGTGCTAGAAACTGAGTGTAGCGAACAGCTCAGCGCATTTTTCAAGCGGAGAAGAAAAGAGAAAAAAGCCGCTAAAGCCTTGGCAAAGCAACAAGCCTTGTTATCGACTCCTAAGAGTTAA
- the mltF gene encoding membrane-bound lytic murein transglycosylase MltF, which yields MKRLLLVLCYITLLAGCQKVVVEQEKTTPPLKPTQLIVGTLYGPQIYFTSGQGDSGYDYEMAERFANYLDLELKMKPFANISELYSAMHSGEIDIIAAGLADTPARREQFRLGPPLYRVNQVLVYRQGTPIPRSVDTLKGEITVTTDSSFVDTLTELQKSNPDLVWNQEKDKDAEELLTMIAAGEIPYTIADSTSLDINRRFMPELREGLVLKRKQPVVWLLPPTNSDKLMSELLSFWHIEKRSGTLAHLNEKYFAHVERFDYVDTRAFIRAIDNKLPKYQATFEKYAEGIDWRKLAATAYQESHWNPNARSPTGVRGLMMLTLPTAKQVGIKNRLDPYQSIKGGAKYLNSMLERLPDSIPESQRMWFALASYNIGLGHVEDARKLAQSQGLNPSAWRDVKSVLPLLQKRKYYQKTRYGYARGNEAVHYVDSIRRYYDTLVWIDNQNMLLELKQKPLQTAEAKETEEKPQTDAIQPQQP from the coding sequence ATGAAAAGACTCCTGCTTGTTCTATGCTATATCACCCTACTGGCTGGCTGCCAGAAGGTTGTCGTGGAGCAAGAAAAAACCACTCCCCCATTAAAGCCGACTCAATTAATTGTCGGTACTTTATATGGTCCACAAATTTACTTTACCTCAGGGCAAGGGGACTCTGGTTATGACTATGAGATGGCCGAGCGCTTCGCCAATTACCTCGATCTCGAGTTAAAGATGAAGCCTTTCGCCAATATCAGCGAGCTTTATAGCGCGATGCATAGTGGAGAAATCGATATTATTGCCGCGGGTTTAGCCGATACGCCTGCAAGACGCGAGCAGTTTAGACTCGGCCCGCCACTCTATCGAGTTAACCAAGTGTTGGTTTATCGCCAAGGTACACCCATACCTAGAAGTGTCGACACACTTAAAGGCGAAATCACGGTAACCACTGACTCCTCTTTTGTCGACACCTTAACAGAGCTGCAAAAGTCCAATCCGGATCTGGTGTGGAATCAGGAAAAAGATAAGGACGCCGAAGAGCTACTCACCATGATTGCCGCCGGAGAGATCCCCTACACTATCGCCGACTCGACCAGTTTAGACATCAACAGACGTTTTATGCCTGAGCTACGAGAAGGCCTTGTTCTAAAACGTAAACAGCCAGTTGTATGGTTATTACCACCCACCAACAGCGACAAGCTGATGAGTGAGCTATTGTCGTTTTGGCATATAGAAAAACGCAGTGGCACCTTGGCTCACCTCAATGAGAAATACTTTGCTCACGTTGAGCGTTTCGATTATGTCGACACCCGCGCCTTTATTCGTGCCATCGATAACAAGCTACCTAAATATCAAGCCACGTTTGAAAAATATGCCGAGGGCATAGACTGGCGTAAGCTTGCCGCAACCGCATACCAGGAGTCCCATTGGAACCCTAATGCTCGTTCACCGACGGGTGTGCGCGGTTTGATGATGTTGACCCTGCCAACCGCAAAACAAGTTGGTATCAAAAACCGTCTCGATCCTTACCAGAGCATCAAGGGCGGCGCAAAGTACCTCAACAGCATGCTTGAGCGTCTGCCAGATTCCATCCCAGAGAGTCAGCGTATGTGGTTCGCCCTCGCCTCCTACAACATAGGCTTAGGTCATGTGGAAGATGCGCGCAAGCTGGCACAGTCTCAAGGATTGAACCCGAGTGCTTGGCGAGATGTGAAATCGGTATTACCACTGCTGCAAAAGCGAAAGTACTACCAAAAAACCCGCTATGGTTACGCAAGAGGCAATGAGGCGGTGCATTACGTCGATAGTATTCGTCGTTACTATGACACGCTAGTGTGGATCGATAATCAGAATATGCTGCTTGAGCTCAAACAGAAGCCGCTTCAAACCGCCGAGGCTAAAGAGACTGAAGAGAAACCCCAGACTGACGCAATCCAGCCGCAACAGCCTTAA
- the guaA gene encoding glutamine-hydrolyzing GMP synthase, whose amino-acid sequence MSNIHEHKILILDFGSQYTQLIARRIREIGVYCELWAWDVSEEQIREFAPNGIILAGGPESVTAENSPRAPEYVFNAGVPVLGICYGMQTMSEQLGGKVIQGVGEGEFGYAQVEVQTESALFKAIEDAVSETGKPLLDVWMSHGDKVSAIPEGFVAVAKTETCPFAAMANEDKQFYGVQFHPEVTHTRQGKRMLEHFALEICGCPANWKPSSIIEDAIERLKEQIGDDEVILGLSGGVDSSVVAMLLHRAIGDKLTCVFVDNGLLRLNEAQQVMDMFGDHFGLNIVHVDAENRFLDAMAGEAEPEAKRKIIGRVFVEIFDEESKKCVNAKWLAQGTIYPDVIESAGSATGKAHCIKSHHNVGGLPDDMAMGLVEPLRELFKDEVRKIGLELGLPYDMLYRHPFPGPGLGVRVLGEVKKEYCDLLRLADAIFIEELHKADLYNKVSQAFTVFLPVRSVGVMGDGRKYDWVVSLRAVETIDFMTAHWAHLPYDFLGRVSNRIINEVDGISRVVYDISGKPPATIEWE is encoded by the coding sequence ATGAGCAACATTCATGAGCATAAGATCCTCATATTAGATTTTGGATCGCAATACACTCAACTGATCGCCCGTCGTATTCGTGAAATCGGTGTGTATTGTGAACTTTGGGCTTGGGATGTTTCTGAAGAGCAAATTCGTGAATTCGCTCCAAACGGCATTATCTTAGCGGGTGGCCCTGAAAGTGTTACCGCTGAGAACTCACCTCGAGCTCCAGAATATGTGTTTAACGCTGGCGTACCAGTACTAGGTATTTGTTACGGCATGCAAACCATGTCTGAGCAGCTTGGTGGTAAAGTTATTCAAGGTGTGGGTGAAGGTGAGTTTGGCTACGCACAAGTTGAGGTGCAAACTGAGTCTGCACTGTTTAAAGCTATCGAAGACGCGGTAAGCGAAACCGGTAAGCCGTTGCTTGACGTGTGGATGAGCCACGGTGATAAGGTTTCTGCAATTCCTGAAGGGTTTGTTGCTGTCGCTAAGACTGAAACATGTCCGTTTGCCGCTATGGCGAATGAAGACAAGCAGTTCTACGGCGTGCAGTTCCACCCAGAAGTGACTCACACTCGTCAAGGTAAGCGTATGCTTGAGCATTTCGCCCTTGAGATCTGTGGCTGTCCAGCAAACTGGAAGCCATCTTCAATCATTGAAGATGCGATTGAGCGTTTAAAAGAGCAGATCGGTGATGACGAAGTTATCTTAGGTCTATCGGGTGGTGTTGACTCATCAGTTGTTGCTATGCTTTTGCACCGCGCAATTGGCGACAAGCTAACATGTGTGTTTGTTGATAACGGTCTACTACGTCTAAACGAAGCGCAGCAAGTAATGGATATGTTTGGCGACCACTTTGGTCTAAACATCGTTCATGTCGATGCCGAGAACCGTTTCTTAGATGCAATGGCTGGTGAAGCTGAGCCTGAAGCAAAGCGTAAGATCATCGGCCGCGTATTCGTTGAGATCTTCGATGAAGAATCAAAGAAATGCGTTAATGCTAAATGGCTTGCACAGGGCACCATCTACCCAGACGTTATCGAGTCTGCAGGTAGCGCTACAGGTAAGGCACACTGCATTAAGTCACACCATAACGTTGGCGGTTTGCCAGATGATATGGCAATGGGTCTGGTTGAGCCATTACGTGAACTGTTTAAAGATGAAGTACGTAAGATTGGCCTAGAGCTAGGTCTTCCATACGACATGCTTTACCGTCACCCGTTCCCAGGACCAGGTCTTGGTGTACGTGTGCTTGGCGAAGTGAAGAAAGAATACTGTGACTTGCTACGTCTAGCCGATGCGATTTTCATCGAAGAGCTACATAAAGCTGACCTTTATAACAAGGTAAGCCAAGCATTTACTGTGTTCCTACCAGTACGCTCTGTTGGCGTAATGGGCGATGGTCGTAAGTACGACTGGGTTGTATCACTACGTGCAGTTGAAACTATCGACTTTATGACGGCGCATTGGGCACACCTACCTTATGATTTCCTAGGTCGTGTATCTAATCGTATCATCAACGAAGTAGACGGTATTTCACGTGTGGTTTACGACATTTCTGGTAAGCCACCTGCAACAATTGAGTGGGAATAA
- a CDS encoding tetratricopeptide repeat protein — protein MEIYSTEDQQVDAIKQFWKDYGTSIVVGAVVGLGGLFGWNYYSDYQVAQAEAASESFQALSSQNTADTAMLTAAENFAKQHGQKGYQSLLELLVAKSAVESGDLAKGEVTLKNVIATNVDNSIVLIATMRLARVQAELGQYATAITTLEQITDPASKAQRDELKGDFLVRQGETEKAKVAYQTAVDNGGTMTSPTLQMKLDNLNKA, from the coding sequence GTGGAAATTTATAGCACAGAAGATCAACAAGTAGATGCTATCAAACAGTTCTGGAAAGATTACGGTACCTCAATTGTTGTTGGCGCCGTTGTCGGTTTAGGTGGATTATTCGGTTGGAATTATTATTCTGACTACCAAGTAGCGCAAGCAGAAGCGGCATCAGAGTCATTTCAGGCACTGAGCAGCCAAAACACTGCCGATACGGCGATGTTAACTGCGGCGGAGAACTTTGCCAAACAACATGGCCAGAAAGGTTATCAGTCTCTGCTTGAGTTGTTAGTGGCTAAATCTGCGGTAGAAAGTGGTGATCTAGCAAAAGGGGAAGTGACCCTTAAAAATGTTATCGCGACTAATGTTGATAACAGCATTGTGTTGATTGCCACTATGCGTCTTGCACGTGTACAGGCAGAGCTTGGTCAATATGCGACTGCGATCACCACCCTTGAACAAATTACCGATCCAGCATCGAAGGCTCAAAGAGATGAGCTAAAAGGTGATTTCTTAGTTCGCCAAGGTGAAACAGAGAAGGCAAAGGTTGCCTATCAAACTGCGGTAGACAATGGTGGCACTATGACAAGTCCAACATTACAAATGAAGCTTGATAATCTGAACAAGGCATAA
- the bamB gene encoding outer membrane protein assembly factor BamB, protein MKSWCKTLLACGMSIGILSACSSSDVEEDPVTPLTEIEASVFPEVNWSANVGNGVGDYYSRLRPAANYGKLFVADRYGKVEAFDEVTGERIWQNDFSSAFRDNALAKNKGARLAGGVTASRNKVFVGGESGLLAAFDEATGEAVWHVVAGGELLSAPTVGEDVVVVNTGAGTLEAFDVEDGTQQWVYENQLPTLTLRGTGAASYEAGGFFVGTADGKIAVVIKNNGQAAWEQAIYTPTGGNEFSRMADVDMKPLLVGENLYAVSYNGNLVSMEMRTGRIVWSRSYSSFNELAYSGASLFVVDDHSRIYSVDRRNGLELWNNAELANRNLTAPVSFKDYVVVGDFEGYLHFLNKSDGQIVGRVEVDSSGLYSQPLVVNDNLYVQTRGGKVVRVTLP, encoded by the coding sequence ATGAAGTCTTGGTGCAAAACACTACTAGCATGCGGCATGAGCATAGGCATCTTGTCTGCTTGTTCTTCGAGTGATGTAGAGGAAGATCCAGTTACACCACTTACTGAGATAGAAGCCAGCGTATTTCCAGAAGTAAACTGGAGTGCAAACGTCGGTAACGGCGTCGGTGATTACTACTCTCGCTTACGCCCAGCAGCAAATTACGGCAAACTGTTTGTTGCAGACCGTTACGGTAAAGTTGAAGCGTTCGACGAAGTGACCGGTGAGCGTATTTGGCAAAATGATTTTAGCTCTGCATTTAGAGATAATGCATTAGCTAAAAACAAAGGTGCACGTTTAGCCGGTGGTGTAACAGCGTCACGTAACAAGGTATTTGTGGGCGGAGAAAGCGGCCTTCTAGCGGCTTTTGATGAAGCAACTGGTGAAGCTGTTTGGCATGTCGTTGCTGGTGGTGAGCTGTTATCGGCACCTACAGTAGGCGAAGATGTGGTTGTGGTTAATACCGGTGCGGGTACGTTAGAAGCGTTTGACGTGGAAGACGGAACTCAACAATGGGTATATGAAAACCAACTACCGACCCTAACCCTGCGTGGTACGGGCGCCGCTTCTTATGAGGCCGGTGGTTTCTTTGTTGGCACCGCCGATGGTAAAATTGCTGTTGTGATCAAAAACAATGGCCAGGCTGCATGGGAGCAGGCTATTTACACCCCAACGGGAGGCAATGAGTTCTCACGTATGGCCGATGTAGATATGAAGCCATTGCTTGTAGGTGAAAACCTATATGCCGTTAGTTACAACGGTAACTTAGTGTCTATGGAGATGCGCACTGGTCGTATCGTATGGTCACGCAGTTATTCGAGCTTCAATGAGTTAGCTTATTCGGGCGCAAGCCTATTTGTGGTCGACGATCACAGTCGTATTTATTCTGTTGATAGACGAAATGGTCTAGAGTTATGGAATAATGCAGAACTTGCTAACCGTAATTTAACCGCACCCGTGTCATTTAAAGATTACGTGGTTGTGGGTGATTTTGAGGGGTATCTACACTTCTTAAACAAGTCTGATGGTCAAATCGTTGGACGTGTAGAAGTTGATAGCTCAGGTTTATACAGTCAGCCATTAGTTGTTAATGACAACCTATATGTGCAGACTCGTGGTGGAAAAGTGGTTCGAGTCACACTTCCGTAA
- the guaB gene encoding IMP dehydrogenase, which yields MLRLKKEALTFDDVLLVPAHSTVLPNTAVLKTRLTNKIELNTPIVSAAMDTVTEARLAIAIAQEGGLGFIHKNMTIEQQAEEVRKVKIYEAGIVQQPVTVTPATTLADVKVLTERNGFAGYPVVNEANELVGIITGRDVRFITDWSRTVDQVMTPKERLVTVPEGTKLDEVQKLMHSHRVEKVLVVDDNFKLKGLITVKDFQKAERKPNACKDELGRLRVGAAVGAGPGNEERVDALVLAGVDVLLIDSSHGHSEGVLQRIRDTRAKYPDLQIVGGNVATAEGAIALVEAGVNAVKVGIGPGSICTTRIVTGVGVPQITAVSDAAAAVKHLDIPVIADGGIRFSGDLAKALAAGASCIMAGSMFAGTDEAPGETELYNGRAYKSYRGMGSLGAMTQTQGSSDRYFQSDNAADKLVPEGIEGRVAYKGKLKEIIHQHMGGLRSCMGLTGCATIKELNEKAEFVKITAAGMGESHVHDVTISKEAPNYSTRS from the coding sequence ATGTTAAGATTGAAAAAAGAAGCGTTAACTTTTGATGATGTGTTGCTGGTTCCAGCGCACTCTACCGTCCTCCCAAATACAGCTGTTTTAAAAACACGCCTGACGAATAAGATTGAGTTGAATACTCCAATCGTTTCTGCTGCTATGGATACCGTTACTGAAGCTCGCTTGGCAATTGCTATTGCTCAAGAAGGTGGCCTTGGCTTTATCCATAAGAACATGACGATTGAGCAACAAGCTGAAGAAGTTCGCAAAGTAAAAATTTACGAAGCGGGTATCGTTCAGCAACCTGTGACAGTCACCCCTGCAACGACACTAGCCGATGTTAAGGTTCTGACTGAAAGAAATGGTTTCGCAGGTTACCCAGTGGTAAATGAAGCAAACGAGTTAGTGGGTATTATCACTGGCCGTGACGTACGCTTTATCACTGACTGGTCGCGTACCGTTGATCAAGTGATGACACCAAAAGAGCGCCTTGTGACAGTGCCAGAAGGGACTAAGCTAGATGAAGTTCAAAAACTGATGCATTCTCACCGTGTTGAGAAAGTATTGGTTGTTGATGACAACTTCAAGCTAAAGGGTCTTATCACTGTAAAAGACTTCCAAAAAGCAGAGCGTAAGCCAAACGCATGTAAAGACGAGTTAGGTCGTTTACGTGTAGGTGCGGCTGTTGGTGCAGGTCCAGGTAACGAAGAGCGTGTTGATGCACTTGTGCTAGCTGGCGTTGACGTCTTACTTATCGACTCATCTCACGGCCATTCAGAAGGCGTTTTACAACGTATTCGTGATACTCGTGCTAAATACCCGGACTTACAAATCGTTGGCGGTAACGTTGCAACAGCTGAAGGTGCAATTGCACTCGTTGAAGCGGGCGTTAACGCAGTTAAAGTCGGTATTGGCCCTGGTTCAATCTGTACCACGCGTATCGTAACGGGTGTGGGTGTACCACAAATTACAGCGGTATCTGATGCCGCTGCTGCCGTTAAGCACTTAGACATTCCAGTTATTGCCGATGGCGGTATTCGCTTCTCTGGCGACCTAGCAAAAGCATTGGCTGCTGGCGCGTCGTGCATCATGGCAGGCTCTATGTTTGCAGGTACCGATGAAGCGCCAGGTGAAACTGAGCTTTATAACGGCCGTGCTTATAAGTCATACCGCGGTATGGGTTCACTAGGCGCTATGACCCAAACTCAAGGTTCGTCTGATCGTTATTTCCAAAGCGATAACGCTGCAGACAAGCTAGTACCTGAAGGTATTGAAGGTCGCGTTGCTTACAAAGGTAAGCTAAAAGAGATCATTCACCAGCATATGGGCGGTCTACGTTCATGCATGGGTCTAACTGGCTGCGCAACGATTAAAGAACTAAACGAGAAGGCTGAGTTTGTGAAAATCACTGCAGCGGGCATGGGCGAGTCTCATGTTCACGATGTGACGATTAGTAAAGAAGCACCTAACTACAGCACTCGTTCTTAA
- the xseA gene encoding exodeoxyribonuclease VII large subunit: protein MKTPKNDVYTVSRLNGEVRQLLEGQLGRIWLNAEISNFAAPGSGHWYLTLKDNFSQIRCAMFKGRNQAVTFRPANGQQVLVKGNISVYEPRGDYQLLIESMLPAGDGLLAQQYEALKMKLAAEGLFASDTKRPLPANIQKIGVVTSPTGAAIRDILHVLARRDSSIEVIIYPTPVQGSDAAKSICDAINLANSRAEVDVLLVTRGGGSLEDLWSFNDEGLAHTIYNSGIPVVSAVGHEVDMTISDYVADLRAPTPSAGAELLSKDADNKAQKLLSQLSRLKQAWQHYQLKKQSQVQTIEHRLQKQDPQRRLQMYEQSFDEMQLRLQQAMQTKLHAYALKQQNLSSRLANQSPQHRLTLEAQRLSYLSAKLNDAMDDKLKMSEQRLAHRAQQLDTVSPLATLSRGYSITLTGSGKVVQAPSDTCVGDTLTTRLRDGSVTSTVVEVS, encoded by the coding sequence ATGAAAACCCCAAAAAATGATGTTTATACCGTCTCTCGTCTCAATGGCGAAGTGAGGCAGCTTTTAGAGGGTCAGCTTGGCCGGATTTGGTTAAATGCTGAAATTTCAAACTTTGCGGCGCCCGGCTCTGGCCACTGGTATTTAACCCTCAAAGATAATTTCTCACAAATTCGCTGCGCCATGTTTAAGGGCCGCAACCAAGCGGTAACCTTTCGCCCTGCTAACGGCCAGCAAGTTTTAGTTAAGGGCAATATCAGCGTGTATGAGCCCCGCGGTGATTATCAATTACTGATTGAATCTATGCTACCAGCAGGAGACGGTCTGCTAGCTCAGCAATATGAAGCATTGAAGATGAAGCTTGCCGCCGAGGGCCTATTTGCCAGCGACACCAAGCGCCCACTTCCCGCCAACATCCAAAAAATTGGTGTGGTCACCTCGCCCACTGGCGCGGCGATTCGCGATATCTTGCATGTATTAGCCCGCCGCGACTCCTCAATCGAAGTCATCATCTATCCGACTCCCGTACAAGGCAGTGACGCAGCAAAAAGTATTTGCGATGCCATTAACCTTGCTAACAGCCGCGCCGAAGTTGACGTATTGCTAGTAACCCGAGGCGGGGGCTCGTTAGAGGACTTATGGAGTTTTAACGACGAAGGACTCGCCCACACCATCTATAACAGTGGCATTCCTGTGGTGTCAGCCGTTGGCCACGAAGTGGATATGACCATCAGCGATTATGTTGCCGATCTGCGCGCGCCAACGCCATCGGCAGGCGCAGAGCTATTATCGAAAGATGCCGACAATAAAGCGCAAAAGTTATTATCGCAATTATCTCGCCTCAAGCAAGCTTGGCAGCATTATCAATTAAAGAAACAAAGCCAAGTTCAAACCATTGAGCATCGTCTACAAAAGCAAGATCCACAGCGCCGACTACAGATGTATGAGCAAAGCTTTGACGAAATGCAGCTGCGCCTGCAACAAGCGATGCAAACCAAGTTACATGCTTATGCCTTAAAGCAGCAGAACTTAAGCAGCCGCTTAGCTAATCAGTCTCCACAGCATAGACTCACCCTCGAAGCCCAGCGTTTGAGTTACCTCAGCGCCAAGCTCAATGACGCCATGGATGACAAGTTAAAGATGAGTGAACAGCGCCTTGCCCACCGTGCGCAGCAATTAGACACTGTGAGTCCGTTAGCGACATTAAGCCGTGGTTACAGCATTACCCTAACTGGTAGTGGCAAAGTGGTGCAGGCACCATCGGATACTTGTGTGGGCGATACGCTGACCACTCGCCTGCGGGATGGCAGTGTGACTTCTACTGTGGTTGAGGTCAGTTAG
- the der gene encoding ribosome biogenesis GTPase Der, whose amino-acid sequence MIPVVALVGRPNVGKSTLFNRLTRTRDALVADFPGLTRDRKYGRAHLAGYEFIVVDTGGIDGTEEGIETRMAEQSLAAIEEADVVLFLTDARAGLTAADLAIAQHLRSREKTTFVVANKVDGIDADSACAEFWSLGLGEVYQMAAAQGRGVTNMIEYSLAPYAEAMGIVKQEDGDDDEEEREYTEEQAEAEQKRLQDLPIKLAIIGKPNVGKSTLTNRILGEERVVVYDEPGTTRDSIYIPMERQGREYVLIDTAGVRRRSKVHETVEKFSVIKTLKAVEDSNVVLLVIDAREGIAEQDLGLLGFVLNAGRALVIAINKWDGIDQNIKDRVKTELDRRLGFIDFARIHFISALHGTGVGHLFESIEEAYDSATRRVSTSMLTRIMQMSQDDHQPPLVNGRRVKLKYAHAGGYNPPIVVVHGNQVKKLPDSYKRYMMNYFRRSLKVIGTPIQLRFQEGGNPFEGMNSKKLTVSQERRRKRMVGHIRDKNKD is encoded by the coding sequence ATGATTCCTGTTGTGGCCCTAGTTGGGCGACCAAACGTTGGTAAGTCGACCCTTTTTAACCGACTTACCCGTACCAGAGATGCGCTTGTCGCTGACTTTCCTGGGCTAACTCGGGATCGTAAATACGGCCGAGCACATCTTGCAGGTTACGAGTTCATCGTGGTCGATACCGGCGGTATTGATGGCACCGAAGAAGGGATTGAGACTCGCATGGCCGAGCAATCTCTCGCTGCGATTGAAGAAGCAGATGTGGTGCTATTTTTGACCGACGCTCGCGCTGGCTTAACGGCTGCCGATCTTGCGATTGCTCAACATTTACGTAGTCGTGAAAAAACCACTTTCGTGGTGGCCAACAAAGTTGACGGTATCGATGCTGATTCAGCTTGTGCTGAATTCTGGTCACTAGGCCTTGGTGAAGTTTACCAAATGGCTGCGGCTCAAGGCCGTGGTGTAACCAACATGATCGAGTATTCGTTAGCGCCATACGCAGAAGCGATGGGCATCGTTAAGCAAGAAGACGGTGACGATGACGAAGAAGAGCGCGAATACACCGAAGAGCAAGCAGAAGCGGAGCAGAAGCGTCTGCAAGACTTGCCTATTAAGCTTGCTATCATCGGTAAGCCTAACGTTGGTAAATCAACGCTAACTAACCGTATTTTGGGCGAAGAGCGCGTTGTAGTATATGACGAGCCAGGCACCACTCGTGACAGTATTTACATTCCTATGGAACGTCAGGGCCGTGAATACGTATTGATTGACACCGCGGGTGTACGTCGTCGTAGTAAGGTTCATGAAACTGTTGAGAAGTTCTCAGTTATTAAGACCCTTAAAGCGGTTGAAGACAGTAACGTAGTATTACTTGTTATCGATGCCCGTGAAGGTATTGCCGAGCAAGACCTAGGTCTATTAGGCTTCGTGCTAAACGCTGGCCGTGCATTGGTTATCGCCATCAACAAGTGGGATGGTATCGACCAAAACATTAAAGACCGTGTGAAGACAGAGCTTGACCGTCGTCTAGGCTTTATCGATTTTGCGCGTATTCACTTTATCTCTGCACTTCATGGTACAGGTGTGGGTCACTTGTTCGAGTCAATCGAAGAAGCCTATGACAGTGCGACGCGCCGCGTAAGTACGTCAATGCTGACTCGTATCATGCAGATGTCACAAGACGATCACCAGCCACCATTGGTTAACGGTCGCCGCGTTAAGCTTAAATATGCTCACGCCGGTGGTTACAACCCTCCAATCGTGGTTGTACACGGTAACCAGGTTAAGAAGCTTCCTGATTCTTACAAGCGTTATATGATGAACTACTTCCGTCGTTCATTGAAGGTGATTGGTACACCAATCCAGTTACGTTTCCAAGAGGGTGGTAATCCGTTTGAGGGTATGAACTCTAAGAAGCTAACTGTGAGCCAAGAGCGTCGTCGTAAGCGTATGGTTGGCCATATTCGCGATAAGAATAAAGATTAA